One Lachancea thermotolerans CBS 6340 chromosome B complete sequence genomic window, ACAATTTACTACTATTACGCATCGGCAATCCGACGGAATCCAACAGATGCGTCCTCGATAGGCACAGAGTGTAACTTAGAAGCATTTTGCCACCTAATTATTTAATTTTACATCAATCTATATCAGCAATCTAGTCTTAACTTGATAAGAAGTCAGTCGTGTACGGACGCGTTTTCTTCTAAAGACCTCCTAATGGGAACGCAACATGCTTATTAGAATGCGAGAACCTCTCTCAAATCTGTCAGAGTTCTTGAATAGAAATACAAATAAAGCATCTTCTTTAAAGGACCCTTTCCTCCAAAGGCTTGTGAAGTAGATTAAGCTTTCTCAAAGAACACTATAGAATAAACCCAAAAGCCTTGTCCAGCAAGTTCATTTTGGGAGGATTTTCTTCCCAGTACGCGTCCTCTTCTGCGAGTTCTGCAATTCCAGAGAACAGATCCATTTCAACTGGCTTTACAAACCTGGTTTTCTTGTAGAGTTTGTGACCGGCGAACAACACAATGAAGAACGGGATCATGAAATATGaaaaaataaaactttGGAGGTCCCAAGAGTCTTTCAGAAACACTGCATAACCGTTCATGAACAACATAAGGACTAGCCAGAAAAGTGAGTGCCAACCCAAATAGGGCAGGAAGGAACTGGAATAAGGCAGAGTTTTGAGATCAATGTTTTGTGCTTTACAGCCTTTTGCAAACTGCAAATACGAGATGCAAATGAAGATGTAAACAATTGCCATTGCTGCTGTCTCAACATTCAGGAACCATGTTAAAACGTTATTTGTACTGTTGGAAACTGAGAGATACGCTAATCCACAAACCAGTAGAACAGCAACACAGCAATAAATAGGTACTCCTCTCTTCGTtatcttgaaaagctttgggGCTTGACCCTCCAGTGCCAGTCGATGCAAAACCCTTGAAGCCGAGTACAAAGATGAATTTCCAGCTGAGATAATAGAAGTCAATATCAGAACGTTGACAATATGAGGCAACACGCCTATTCCAAGAGTCTTCATTGCAGAAACATATGGAGAGGCCCCAGCCCCCACTGCCCCCTCACTTATCGCTTTAATCATATTGTGGTCGTTGAAAGGGACAAGAATGCCAACGCAAATCGCGCCACCAATGTAAAAAATGATAAGTCTTCCGAAAACTTTCCGAAAAGATGAAGGGATCACTTTCCTTGGGTTCATTGCTTCGCTAGCTGCGTTTCCTAAGTAGTCAACTCCCCAGAAGACGTATAAGGCGAAGATCAGACAAGACATAAAACCGTGAAATTTTCCGGCTGAGCCTTTGGAAATATATTCGGCAAATGCGCCTGGATTGGACCAATTCTTGAATCCCAGAACTTTATGTTGCGGGTTACCCCCTGCCATAACGACAATGGTGAAGAAAATAAGCCCAATCGCCAAAATAACCTTACCAATTGATAAGTAAAATTCACCCTCCCCAAAAATAAATACGGAAAACAGATTAAGGGAGCCAAACAGCGCGATTAGAATTGAGATCAGAGCTGCTTTCGGTATTTTATCTGTCCAGAATTCGACTACTAGACATACAGCTGTTATTTCAAAGCACACATTTGCTGCTTGGCACACAAAATAAGTCCATCCCACAGAAAATCCACACGAACTGTCAACGAATCTCTCTGTGAAGTGCACAAAAGAACCAGTAACTGGCAAATACGTCACCATGACGCACATGCACTGCGAAAGGCCAATAAATACAACTGACCACAAACAAAATGCTATCAAGAGTGAGCCTGGCCCGCCATGAATAATTTGCGTTCCAATTGAGACAAAAAGCGCCGTTCCAATAGCACCACCAATTCCAATCATTGAAACTTGGCGgggaaaaagctttcttcgcGCAATTCTTTCTTCTAATGACGGCGCCTGTCCTTCGAGCGACCGAATTGTTTCAGCCCCAACGTCATGTATCGTTGTCGTTTCTCCCTCTTCGAGAGTGGTGACGGCTAGTTCAaagttctccttctttgACATTCCTCGTTATTGCTCGGCAATAAAAAAAAGTTAAAATTCTCCACAACTTACAATGGCTCTAGCGATGATTCCAGGGTTCATAAATTGAATTTTTAAATGTTTAGAAAAATGATCTTGAAACTACACTTTATATCGAGAGCTGATCACCCCCAAAATAGAAGTCCTTAGCGAGCATCATTTTTTCACATCCTCAcacgaaaaaaaaacgaTGATTAAGATCTCGGTTGAAGTTGCCGTGGGTTCTGAGATAACACCTCGCGTATGACTTCTCTTTGTGAGCATAAATCAAGGTCTCTTTCGTAAACTTTGATCTAGATATCTTTATCACAGCCTCTACAAATATTATGGCTTCGAAGGATCACCAGATCACATGGTCGAACACGTATTTGATGTGGAACATCATAGTGCATTTtaaagctctcaaaagattGCAAGACAACACAATGTAAAGCTTATTTTTTGGACGAGATTTTGGCTTCTATTAACGTGCCTACAAAAAAACTCTTGACATGAGCACTAAAATGCCCTTCTATATTTGAGCACAGGCTCCTTGCAATATTGACCCAAAACCTGAGCTCTAATGGAGCTTTAA contains:
- a CDS encoding KLTH0B00154p (weakly similar to uniprot|P38090 Saccharomyces cerevisiae YBR132C High affinity polyamine permease, preferentially uses spermidine over putrescine; expression is down-regulated by osmotic stress; plasma membrane carnitine transporter, also functions as a low-affinity amino acid permease); protein product: MSKKENFELAVTTLEEGETTTIHDVGAETIRSLEGQAPSLEERIARRKLFPRQVSMIGIGGAIGTALFVSIGTQIIHGGPGSLLIAFCLWSVVFIGLSQCMCVMVTYLPVTGSFVHFTERFVDSSCGFSVGWTYFVCQAANVCFEITAVCLVVEFWTDKIPKAALISILIALFGSLNLFSVFIFGEGEFYLSIGKVILAIGLIFFTIVVMAGGNPQHKVLGFKNWSNPGAFAEYISKGSAGKFHGFMSCLIFALYVFWGVDYLGNAASEAMNPRKVIPSSFRKVFGRLIIFYIGGAICVGILVPFNDHNMIKAISEGAVGAGASPYVSAMKTLGIGVLPHIVNVLILTSIISAGNSSLYSASRVLHRLALEGQAPKLFKITKRGVPIYCCVAVLLVCGLAYLSVSNSTNNVLTWFLNVETAAMAIVYIFICISYLQFAKGCKAQNIDLKTLPYSSSFLPYLGWHSLFWLVLMLFMNGYAVFLKDSWDLQSFIFSYFMIPFFIVLFAGHKLYKKTRFVKPVEMDLFSGIAELAEEDAYWEENPPKMNLLDKAFGFIL